A stretch of Desulfovibrio sp. TomC DNA encodes these proteins:
- the dapA gene encoding 4-hydroxy-tetrahydrodipicolinate synthase has translation MEFRGAITALVTPFRNGEVDEEAFRAFIEWQIEQGIHGLVPCGTTGESATLSHEEHKRVIRICVDQVKGRVPVLAGAGSNNTREAIELTQDAKDAKADGALLITPYYNKPTQAGLVAHFKAIGERVDMPFIVYNVPSRTAVNLLPETLAILKKEIRQVIGVKEATGDLNQVSRVLEFCGEDFQVLSGDDFTALPTMAIGGRGVISVVSNFVPKMMSDMCEAVFAGDLTAAKARHYAMSPLYRAAFIETNPVPAKVALDLMGRFPFEARLPLVPLEPGNKAKLQAVLTAAGLI, from the coding sequence ATGGAGTTTCGCGGCGCAATCACGGCGTTGGTGACGCCATTTCGAAACGGCGAAGTCGATGAAGAGGCATTTCGCGCGTTTATCGAATGGCAGATCGAGCAGGGCATCCACGGGCTTGTCCCCTGCGGTACGACAGGCGAATCCGCCACGCTGTCCCACGAGGAGCATAAACGGGTCATCCGCATCTGCGTCGACCAGGTCAAAGGCCGCGTGCCTGTCCTGGCTGGGGCCGGCTCCAACAATACCCGCGAGGCCATCGAGCTGACGCAAGACGCCAAGGATGCCAAGGCCGACGGCGCACTGCTCATTACGCCCTACTACAACAAACCCACCCAGGCCGGCCTGGTGGCCCATTTCAAGGCCATCGGCGAGCGGGTGGACATGCCCTTTATCGTCTACAACGTGCCGAGCCGCACCGCCGTCAACCTGCTGCCCGAGACCCTGGCCATTCTCAAAAAGGAAATCCGGCAGGTCATCGGCGTCAAGGAAGCCACGGGCGACCTCAATCAGGTATCGCGGGTGCTGGAATTTTGCGGCGAGGATTTCCAGGTCCTGTCCGGCGACGATTTCACGGCCCTGCCCACCATGGCTATCGGCGGACGCGGCGTCATCTCGGTCGTTTCCAACTTCGTGCCCAAGATGATGTCCGACATGTGCGAGGCGGTCTTTGCCGGCGACCTGACCGCAGCCAAGGCCCGACATTATGCGATGAGTCCGCTCTACCGGGCGGCCTTTATCGAAACCAACCCCGTGCCCGCCAAGGTCGCCCTGGACCTTATGGGCCGTTTCCCCTTTGAGGCGCGCCTGCCCCTGGTTCCCCTGGAGCCGGGCAACAAGGCCAAATTGCAAGCAGTCCTTACCGCCGCCGGCCTCATCTGA